ATTTTTTTCTATCCAGTCCTGTTTCGCACGGAGGAATGTGGTGACCTCACTTTCAGGCGTCCGATACGGTACATAGACGACGACCCTGCCGCCATCGTCGATCCTGAGGCTCAGCGTCCTTTTTCTCTTTTTGCTTCGTATGAGAGTGTGTGGAATATCGATCATGTCAATAACCAGGTAAAAGGTGAGAGGTGAAATGCGAAAGGTAATAGGTGATAGGTATGATGAGATCGCCACGTCGCTTCGCTCCTCGCGATGACAACATAATGATGAACATCGCTCCTCGTTCCTGGTTTTCCATCCTTTGTTTCGTCCTTTCGTCCCCCATCCTTCGGTCCTTCCGCTTTCCGCTATGCGCTTTGCGCTATGCTCCAGCATCCAGCGACGAGCGACCAGTATCCAGTATTTAGTGACGAGTATGGAGTATCCAGCATCCGGTCGTTAGATCTCTATCTCTTCTCCCTTGTATGGAACGTGTGTTTCGAGGGCCAGTTTTTCCTGAACGACATGTTCGAACGTAAGGGCTACCGATTCTTCGCCGTGGGTTATGAAGACCTTCGGCTTATTGGTGAATGTGCCCAGCCATTCAAGGAGTTCCTTCTGGTCTGCATGGGCCGAGAAACCGCCAATGGTGTAGATCTTTGCCCTTATGACCATCTCTTCACCAAGGATACGGGCCGTCTTTGCGCCGTCAATGATGTGCCTGCCGAGCGTACCCCCTACTTGAAAACCGGTAAATATGATGCTGCACTCCGGTCTCCAGATATTGTGTTTGAAATGGTGGCGTATCCTGCCGCCATCGCACATACCGCTGCCGGCTATGATGATCGCCCTGGATTTTATCTTATTGATCTTCTGCGATTCCTCTACAATGGTTGTAAAATGGATCTTCATCCCTTCACTGCTTTTAAACTTGAACATATTTACCGCCTGAGCATCGAAGAATTCCGGATGGGCCATATAGATCTTCGTGGCCTTATCCGCGAGAGGACTATCGACATAGACATCGAGGTCTTCCAGTTTTCCTTCTTTAACGAGTTTATTTAATATGTAGAGCACATCCTGCGTCCTCCCTACCGCGAAAGACGGGATCAGGACATTGCCGCCCCTTCTGAAGGTATCCTTGATCGCATATTCCAGCTCGTTGATGCTTTCGTTCAGATCTTTATGCAGCCTGTTGCCATAGGTTGACTCAACAACGACATAGTCAGCCTCTTCCACGTGCTGAGGGTCATTAATGATCGGGTTCCCGTTCTTGCCGACGTCTCCTGAAAATATGATCTTTTTCTCCTTGCCGTCCTGATCATGGTACCATAGCTCCAGTGAGCCTGAACCGAGGATATGTCCGGCATCGATAAACCGGTATTTGACTGTTCCGTTGTTAAGCCCCTCAATGTTCCCGTAGTTCTTCTTATCAAAAAACGGGATTGCCCGCTTCACAGCCTCTGTATCATAGAGCGGCTCGAAGCGGATATCTTTGCCACCCCTGAAGGATTTCTTTGTAAGCCATTCAGCATCCTTCTCCTGGATATGGGCTGAATCATAGAGCATGATCTCGACAAGATCAGCCGTTGCCGACGTGGTAAGTATCCTGCCCTTGAATCCATCCGTCACAAGTTTCGGGATCAGCCCTGAATGGTCGAGGTGGGCATGGGAAAGGAGGAGATAATCGATCTCAGCGGGGTTAAACTGAAAAGGCTCTTTGTTGAGGGTATCGGCATCCTTTCCCTGGTTCATCCCGCAGTCAACAAGGATTTGAATGCCGTCTGCCAGTAAATGGTAACACGAACCGGTTACCTTTCGCGCTGCGCCCAAAAACCTGATCTTCATGTGTTGCTCCTTTTAAACGTAAGGGATTTGAATCTCGTTGATTATACATAGCAAGGGAGAGTTTGACAAGGAATATGAAAGGCAGCGGAGAGCGGAGAGCTGAGAGCTGAGAGCGGAAAGGTGAGTTCAACCTTCGAGGATCGATGCTGAATTAACTGATTGTTCAAGGTTCAACGTTCAGGTACAACATAAAAAACACGGGAGCAGAACCTTCATTTTATTGTCATCGCGAGGAGCTTCCATCCTTTATTGTCATCGCGAGGAGCGGAGCGACGTGGCGATCTGTTGTATGGGATTGCCACGCCCTGCAGGCTCGCAATGACAACCCACCACGCTCCGCGGGCTCGCAATAATAACAAAGACTATCCGCTGATCTTTGGATACCGGATGCGAACAGCAGCAAAGAATGGATCAAGCCGATAGCGCAACATTAAGACCAGACAGACCAGATAGACCAGACAGACGGGTTTTCTCAGTTCGTTGCTGACGGCTGAACTAATTTTCTTGACATAGTAAAATGCTTTGTGCTAAAAAAGAAACAATATGATAAAGACAGCCAAAAGAACAAACTGGGCTTGGTGGTGGTTAGTGTAGGTGCGAGACCGTAAATAACCGGCCACGGGCGGTCTTGCACCGTCCGTGGCCTTTTTGTTTCAAGGGGCCATGGATCGTAACGATTCATGGCCTTTTATTTTACCGGATGCTGAAAAACGGGGTACGAGAAAAAAGATAGGGGAAGAGGCACGAGGTACGAGAGATGAGTTCAAGGTTCAATATTTTTTTGTCATCGCGAGGAGCTTCCATCCTTTTTTTGTCATCGCGAGGAGCTTCCATCCTTTTTTGTCATCGCGAGGAGCTTCCATCCTTTATTGTCATCGCGAGGAGCGAAGCGACGTGGCGATCTGTTGTATGGGATTGCCACGCCCTGCAGGCTCGCAATGACAACACATCACGCCATTGTTCTCTGTTCTCCGCAGCTTTTTCCCTTTACTGCTCACGCATTACGACTTACGAAGGTAACGCAACAAACGCGATAAACGCAACAAACGCGATAAACGCGATAAACTAAGGAGGTAAAGGATGGAAAAAAAGATTTTTCTAAGTGAAAAGGAGATGCCGAAGGCGTGGTACAACATCCAGGCAGACATGAAAGGTCCTCTGCCGCCGCCGCTAAATCCGGCTACCGGTGAGCCGATAACGCCGGACATGCTTTCACCGATATTCCCGATGAACCTGATCGAGCAGGAGGTAAGCACGCAGCGGTGGGTCGACATTCCCGAGGAGGTACTGAAGAGGCTTGTCATGTGGAGACCGTCTCCGCTCGCCAGGGCCTATTCACTCGAGAGATTCCTCGGCACCCCTGCGCACATATACTTCAAAAATGAGGGTGTCAGCCCTCCCGGGAGCCACAAGCCGAATACCGCTGTCCCGCAGGCATATTACAACAAGATCTTTGGCACCAGGAGACTGACCACAGAGACCGGGGCAGGCCAGTGGGGAAGCGCCCTTGCGTTTGCGTGCAACCAGTTCGGCCTTGAACTGAAGATATACATGGTACGGGTAAGCTATAACCAGAAGCCCTATAGAAGGGTCATGATGGAAACCTGGGGTGGGAAATGCATCCCCAGTCCAAGTTCCCATACGAATGCGGGAAGAAAATTTCTTGAGAAGGATCCTGAACATCCGGGCAGCCTGGGGATGGCCATCAGTGAGGCCATCGAGGATGCCGTTACCTCTCAGAACACGAAGTATTCCCTGGGGAGCGTCCTGAACCATGTCCTTATGCACCAGACCGTCATAGGGCTTGAAGCGGAGAAACAGCTTGCGATGGCCGGCGAATATCCCGATATTGTCATCGGATGCGCCGGAGGAGGGAGTAATTTCGCGGGTCTTTCATTCCCATTTATCAGGGACAAGATACACGGGAAGGATATCAAGGTCATCGCCTGTGAACCTACTTCCTGTCTGACATTGACAAGAGGTCACTATCTGTATGATTTCGGCGATACGGCGCAGACAACGCCGCTATTGGCGATGTGTTCGATAGGCCATGGTTTTGTGCCGGCGCCAATACACGCAGGAGGACTTCGCTACCACGGGATGGCGCCGCTTGTGAGCAAGCTCTATATGGATGGACTCATCGAGGCGAGGGCCTACAATCAGCTTGAAACATTCGCCGCAGGCATTACCTTTGCCAGAACGGAAGGATTTATCCCTGCCCCGGAGACGAACCACGC
This region of Syntrophorhabdaceae bacterium genomic DNA includes:
- a CDS encoding TrpB-like pyridoxal phosphate-dependent enzyme, whose amino-acid sequence is MEKKIFLSEKEMPKAWYNIQADMKGPLPPPLNPATGEPITPDMLSPIFPMNLIEQEVSTQRWVDIPEEVLKRLVMWRPSPLARAYSLERFLGTPAHIYFKNEGVSPPGSHKPNTAVPQAYYNKIFGTRRLTTETGAGQWGSALAFACNQFGLELKIYMVRVSYNQKPYRRVMMETWGGKCIPSPSSHTNAGRKFLEKDPEHPGSLGMAISEAIEDAVTSQNTKYSLGSVLNHVLMHQTVIGLEAEKQLAMAGEYPDIVIGCAGGGSNFAGLSFPFIRDKIHGKDIKVIACEPTSCLTLTRGHYLYDFGDTAQTTPLLAMCSIGHGFVPAPIHAGGLRYHGMAPLVSKLYMDGLIEARAYNQLETFAAGITFARTEGFIPAPETNHAIACVIEEAKKAKEEGKEKVILMNWSGHGIIDLPSYDAYMAGKLHDYTLPDEEIEKLLRELDAFPKPH
- a CDS encoding MBL fold metallo-hydrolase is translated as MKIRFLGAARKVTGSCYHLLADGIQILVDCGMNQGKDADTLNKEPFQFNPAEIDYLLLSHAHLDHSGLIPKLVTDGFKGRILTTSATADLVEIMLYDSAHIQEKDAEWLTKKSFRGGKDIRFEPLYDTEAVKRAIPFFDKKNYGNIEGLNNGTVKYRFIDAGHILGSGSLELWYHDQDGKEKKIIFSGDVGKNGNPIINDPQHVEEADYVVVESTYGNRLHKDLNESINELEYAIKDTFRRGGNVLIPSFAVGRTQDVLYILNKLVKEGKLEDLDVYVDSPLADKATKIYMAHPEFFDAQAVNMFKFKSSEGMKIHFTTIVEESQKINKIKSRAIIIAGSGMCDGGRIRHHFKHNIWRPECSIIFTGFQVGGTLGRHIIDGAKTARILGEEMVIRAKIYTIGGFSAHADQKELLEWLGTFTNKPKVFITHGEESVALTFEHVVQEKLALETHVPYKGEEIEI